The following are from one region of the Littorina saxatilis isolate snail1 linkage group LG2, US_GU_Lsax_2.0, whole genome shotgun sequence genome:
- the LOC138959710 gene encoding salivary glue protein Sgs-3-like, whose amino-acid sequence MDKVKRLRQFACVLLIISCGTPLIKATTPPTTTTPTTTGTAPTTTGPATTTSTASTPPSPTPTTTGTTLAPTTTGPATTTRPSPTPTTTETLPTAQTTWGLPSNTSLSSGYVKIEPVEETCVPLKKVSDSSNCTEQDILANITVQSFGACVKACLVTSGCVCLAIEQSVKDNFTLGSCVLGNLGTYEGNLEYVLYETVGRINSTNEGSP is encoded by the exons ATGGACAAGGTCAAAAGGCTCCGACAGTTTGCCTGCGTTCTCCTCATCATTTCCTGCG GTACTCCTCTTATAAAAGCAACAACTCCACCAACAACCACTACACCAACAACCACTGGTACTGCGCCTACCACGACAGGTCCTGCAACAACCACTAGTACTGCTTCTACACCACCATCCCCTACACCAACAACCACTGGTACTACGCTTGCGCCAACCACGACAGGTCCTGCAACCACTACACGACCATCCCCTACACCAACAACCACTG AAACCTTGCCAACAGCACAAACCACTTGGGGGTTGCCATCCAATACAAGCCTATCTTCTGGTTACG TAAAAATTGAACCTGTTGAAGAAACCTGTGTTCCACTCAAGAAAGTCTCAGACTCATCCAACTGCACAGAACAAGACATCCTGGCAAACATCACTGTCCAAAGTTTCGGCGCATGCGTAAAGGCGTGTCTCGTGACTTCCGGCTGCGTCTGTTTGGCGATTGAGCAATCGGTCAAGGACAACTTCACCCTTGGCAGTTGCGTGCTGGGAAATTTAGGAACCTATGAAGGGAATCTAGAATACGTTTTGTATGAAACCGTTGGTAGAATCAATTCAACTAACGAAGGATCCCCCTGA